A window from Branchiostoma floridae strain S238N-H82 chromosome 16, Bfl_VNyyK, whole genome shotgun sequence encodes these proteins:
- the LOC118403882 gene encoding catechol O-methyltransferase-like isoform X3 encodes MESTTSAVLSAVTGTVAMTAAYAYAQRDWLKDQWLAFISPAIYNFLKGTTREQRALKYLKEHARQGDPDSVLETFDEFCRTQEWAMNAAEEKGDILDEIVRELQPTTCLELGTYCGYSAVRIARNLSPSARLITIEVNPDYAAVAREVVKLAGLQDKIEVINLDSADVIRELKTKYDVTKLDLVFLDHWKYLYIRDIKLIEEEKLLKKGSVVFADNVIIPGAPGYLEYIRGSKNYKSTFYSVHFEYMDDMKDGVEKSVYIGDE; translated from the exons ATGGAGTCCACCACATCAGCGGTGTTGAGTGCAGTGACGGGAACGGTTGCCATGACAGCAGCCTACGCGTACGCTCAACGGGACTGGCTGAAGGACCAATGGCTGGCCTTCATCTCCCCCGCCATCTACAACTTTCTGAAGGGAACAACAAGGGAGCAGCGCGCTCTTAAATACCTCAAG GAGCACGCCCGACAAGGAGATCCTGACAGCGTTCTGGAAACGTTTGACGAGTTCTGCAGGACCCAGGAATGGGCCATGAACGCGGCGGAGGAGAAAGGCGACATCCTGGACGAAATAGTGCGCGAGCTGCAGCCGACCACATGCCTGGAGCTGGGGACGTACTGCGGCTACTCGGCGGTTCGCATTGCCCGAAATCTGTCTCCCTCCGCCCGCCTCATCACCATAGAAGTCAACCCGGATTATGCCGCAGTGGCCAGGGAAGTTGTAAAGCTTGCTGGTCTACAGGACAAG ATCGAGGTCATCAACCTTGACAGCGCTGACGTCATCCGAGAGCTGAAGACCAAGTATGACGTCACGAAGCTGGACCTGGTTTTCCTGGATCACTGGAAGTACCTCTACATCCGGGACATCAAACTCATCGAGGAAGAGAAGTTGTTGAAGAAGGGAtctgttgtttttgcagataACGTCATTATTCCAGGAGCTCCCGGTTATCTTGAGTACATAAGAGGCTCCAAGAACTACAAGTCGACTTTCTATTCTGTTCACTTtgagtatatggatgacatgaaGGATGGAGTGGAAAAGTCAGTGTATATTGGTGATGAGTAA